The DNA window TCCAGGCCTTCCTCGACCTGCCAGACCTCCTCGTCGTCGGTCTGCACGGGATGGAGTGGCCCGGTGAGGAGACGGCGCCGCCCGACACCGGGGCCCTGCGGCGGATCACCGCCCAACTCCCCGACCTGCCCGGCCTGCGCCTGGAGGACAAGGGCTGGACCCTCGCCGTCCACTACCGCGAGGTTCCCGAGCCGCTCCAGAGGGAGGTCGAGGCGCGACTTTCGGAGCTGCCACTCCCACCCGGCTGGGAACTGATGGCGGGCAAGAAGGTGCGCGAGTTCCGGCCGGGCGGCTTCGGCAAGGGGCGGGCGGTGCGGCGCCTCGCGCGGCGCTCCCCTCCCCACCTCCCCGTCTTCCTGGGCGACGACGTGACCGACGAGGAGGCCTTCGAGGTGCTGCGTGAGGAGGGCGGTGTGACCGTCAAGGTGGGCGACGGCCCGACCCTGGCCGAGCACCGGGTCGAGGGACCGGACCAGGTGGTCGCCCTGCTCCAGCGGTGGGCAGGCGGCACCTCCTCCACATGAACCTTCCAAACGCGCCCCCGTGGTGCGAAAACCTCACTCCAGAACGACCAATTGTGACTTCACTCCGCCGTTGACAGAACGGCGGCCGTGGACTAATCTCGTCAACCGCTCGCGTGGGGGTCCCGGCGCGGCGGCTGGGGAGGGGCGACTTTCCTCAGCACAGAGTTGGCGGCAGCTTAGCCGAG is part of the Deinococcus aestuarii genome and encodes:
- the otsB gene encoding trehalose-phosphatase translates to MTLPPALLPLGERPLLILCDYDGTLAPIVARPEEAWPEPGAREALARLLAHPQHRVAVLTGRRAAQVQAFLDLPDLLVVGLHGMEWPGEETAPPDTGALRRITAQLPDLPGLRLEDKGWTLAVHYREVPEPLQREVEARLSELPLPPGWELMAGKKVREFRPGGFGKGRAVRRLARRSPPHLPVFLGDDVTDEEAFEVLREEGGVTVKVGDGPTLAEHRVEGPDQVVALLQRWAGGTSST